The Synechococcus sp. WH 8101 sequence GCCCAAGGGGCTGGTGCTGCTGCTGCATGGACTGGGTGGATCCAGCCGGCGCGAGGGGTTGCGCCGGCTGGGCCTCGCCCTACAGGCCAGCGGCTTTGCCGTGTTGCGGCTCAACCTGCGCGGCGCCGATCCCGGTCGCCATCTCGCCGGCGGCACCTACGCCGCCGCCTGCAACAGCGACCTCCTCCCCGCCTTGATCCGAGCCCGGGAGCTCGCCTCGGATCTGGCTGCCGCAGCCGGGTCACAACGGCCCCTGCCGCTTTTCGGTGCTGGCCTCTCCCTGGGCGGCACCATGCTTCTGAATGCAGCTCTGGCGATTCCCGGGCTACTCGATGGTCTGTTCTGCGCCAGCAGCCCCCTCGACCTGGCCGCCTGCAGCGCTTCGATCGAGCGTCCCCGCAACCGCGTCTACCAGCGTTGGTTGCTGCAGCGGCTTGTACGCCAGACCCTGGCTGATCCCTTCGGTGTGCGTGAGCAGGAGCGGCAGCAGCTGGAGGCGATGGCGCGGGGAGAGCAGGCCGCCACGATCCGGGCCTTTGATGCCGCGATCACTGCTCCACGCTGGAATTTTGCCTCCGTGCAGGCCTATTACAGAGGCGCTTCACCGCTGCCCAGATTGCTCGAGCCCAGCCGGCGGAGCCTGCTGCCACCGACCCTGCTGCTGCAGGCCCTGGATGACCCCTGGGTGCCAGCGGCCGCGGCCCAACAGCTGCAGTCAGCTCTGCAGGTCAGCGATGGCGCCGTTGCTACGGAGGGACCAGTGTCAGTGGTGCTCACGCGCCAGGGCGGCCACAACGGCTTTCACGGCCGCGGCGATGGTCGTTGCAACGGCCTGGAACCGGGTTGCTGGTCGGATCGCCTGGCGCTGGCCTGGTTTGGCCAGCTCAGAGTGAATGCAGGGGTGTGCGGCGGATGATCCAGTCGTGGCAGGGTTCACCCCTCACCACATGGCGTTCGAGGATCTGCTGCACCCGTTCCGGGGTCACGCCGCCATACCAGATGCCGTCGGGCCAGATCAGCAGCACCGGGCCCTGCTCACACACCCGCAGACAATCCGCCTTGCTCCGCAGCACGATGCCTTCGCGTCGTTGAGGGTTCTCCAGATCGAGGGCGCGGACGCCGCTCTTGAGCGCCTCCCAGCTGGCGGCGCCGACGCTGGGATCACAGCACTTCGCTTTGGCAGGCGTGGCACAGAGCAGCAGGTGATGGCTGATCACGCCGCAATCGGAGTCATTCCCAGGCGCCGGTTGCCGCGGTTCACCTGCTCGCGCACCGTGTCCCGCGCCCATTGATCTACCTCCAGCACATCCTCGAGGCGGGGGTGATCCATCCGATCGGCCTTATGACGTTCGCAGGCGGCATCGATTAGGTCGGGAATGTCGAGGAAATGAATCCGTTCCTGCAGGAACTGGGCCACGGCTTCCTCGTTGGCGGCATTCAACACAGCCGGCATGGTGCCGCCGGCCCGTCCGGCGGCGTAAGCCAGCTCCATGCAGGGGTATTTGGCGGGATCGGGGCTGCGGAAGGTCAGTTGCCCCACCTCGGTGAGATTGAGACGACGCCAGGGGGTGTCGAGCCGGGAAGGCCAGCTCAGGCAGTAGAGGATCGGCAGTTTCATGTCGGGCCAGCCCAGCTGGGCGAGCACAGAAGAATCCGCCAGTTCGATCATCGAATGGATGATGCTCTGGGGGTGAATCACGATCTCGATGTGGTCGTAATCGAGGCCGAACAGATAGTGGGCTTCGATCACTTCCAGCCCCTTGTTCATCAGTGAGGCGGAATCCACGGTGATCTTGCGGCCCATGCTCCAGTTGGGATGGGAGGTGGCATCGGCCACGGTTGCCTTCTCTAGATCAGCGGCTTTCCAGTCGCGGAAGGCGCCACCGGAAGCGGTGAGTTGAATGCGGTGCAGGCCGGGAGTGGGAATGCCGGTGGAGAGCCGAGCGTTTTCGGCCCAGGGGGTGCCCTGCAGGCACTGGAAGATGGCGGAGTGCTCCGAGTCGGCCGGCAACAGGCGACTGCCACTCTTTTTCAGCTCGGGCAGCACCACCGGCCCGGCAGCGATCAGGGTTTCCTTGTTCGCCAGGGCTAGATCTTTGCCGGCGCGCACGGCCGCCAGGGTGGGCAGCAGGCCGGCGCAACCGACGATGCCGGTCACCACAAGATCGGCCGACTCCCAGGCGGCGGCCTCATTTAAGCCTTCACGGCCGCCCACGAGCTGGGGCAGAACCTTCGGTGTCTGGTTCGCCTCTAAGGCTTCCAGCCTTGCGCGCAGCTCAGGCAGCAGATCGGCGTCGGCGAGCGCCACCACCTCCGGCTGATGTTCCACGATCTGCTCCACCAGCAGGGGCAGGTTGCGCCCGGCGGTGAGGGCCACAACCCGAAACTGGTCGGGGAACTCCCTGGCGATCTCCAGGGTCTGGGTGCCGATCGAGCCCGTGGAGCCCAGCACGCTGATGGCTTTCACGTCGATCCGGCAATTGGCAACAGTTTCCCATGCCGAACCCTGGCAAACTGCCGCCCATGGCCAGGCAGAGGACGGGCGGATGGCGGTGAAGGAACACTGGCGTTCAGGCCTGGGCTTTGTGTTGGCGGCCGCCGGCAGTGCGGTGGGGCTGGGCAACCTCTGGGGCTTTGCCTATCGGGCGTCCCAGGGTGGTGGTGGTGCCTTCCTGTTGCTGTATGTGCTGATTGTGCTGGTGGTGTGTCTGCCGGTGCTGGTGGCCGAGATGGTGCTGGGCCGCAGCACGGGTCATAGCCCCCTGCTGGCCCCGGTCACGGCGGCGGGCCGGCGCTGGCAGCCGATGGGCTGGCTGTTCATCGCCGCAGCGAGCGGCATCCTGGCCTTCTACGCCGTGCTGATGGGCTGGACCGGCCACACCCTGTGGCATGCGCTGGTGGTGGGTCTGCCGGCCGACATGGCCGAGGCGGAACGCTTCTTCGGGGCCATCAGCGGAGGCAATAGCGCCCTGCTGGGGCAGTCGGTGAGCCTGGTGCTCACGGCCCTGGTCGTGGTGGCTGGAGTGCAGGCCGGCATCGAGCGGCTGTCGCGCTGGGCTCTGCCACTGCTGTTTGTGTTGCTGATCGGACTGGCGCTGTGGGCCTCCGGTCTGGAGGGCGCTGCAGCGGGTCGGGAGACCTTTCTGCTCAATTTCGATCCCAGCGAACTCACCGACTTCACCACCATTCGCAACGCCTTCACCCAGGCGTTCTTTTCAATAGGGGCAGGAATCGGCTGCATCTTGGCTTATGCAGCCTATCTCGACCGCCGGAATCATCTGCCCAGGGAAGCGATTGCTGTTGTGGGGATGGACACCGCCGTCGGACTGCTCGCCGGGCTTGTCACCTTCCCGGTGGTGATGAGTTTCGGGCTGAAGGATGTGGTGAGTGGCTCCACCGTGGGCACCCTGTTTATCGCTCTGCCCACCGGACTCGCCTCTCTTGGGCTCACGGGACGGGTGGTGGCGGTGCTGTTTTTCTTCCTTGCTTACATCGCCGCGATCACCTCGTCGGTGTCGTTGTTGGAGGTGCCGGTGGCGTCGCTGATGGATCGGCTCGGTTGGAGTCGGCGTCGGGCGGTGTGGTTCAGTGCGGCGTTGATTTTTGTGGCTGGTCTTCCTGCGGCCACGTCGATCCCTGTGTTGGAGGTGATGGATTCGATCTTCGGGGGGGTGATGCTGATTCTTGGCGGTCTGCTGATCGCCCTCCTGTTGGGTTGGGCGGCGCCGCAACGCTTTGAGGCTGATCTCAAGGGGAGTGCCACACCGGCTGGCTTACGCCGCTGGTTGCTGTTTGTGCTGCGCTGGATTTCCCCGCCCGTGATCGCCGTAGGCCTGGTGATCAGCCTGGTGGATCTGCTCAGAGGGTGGGGGTGGTTGCCGGGTTGAACTAGCTGAATCAGATCAACTCGCGCAGATGTCGCGAGGCCATCTGCACTTCCCGCAGGAAGCAAAGCGAGGCGAGCATCAACAGGCTCATCGCTGCGATGAACAGGGGCACCACCACCAGGGTGAGGTTCACTCTGGAAATCACGCTGAAGAAGGTCACCGCCACCACGGCGGAAATCAGCAGCGTGGCTGCGGTGAGCAGTTCGATCGCTCGAATCGTGAGTTGCATGCGCCTGCGGTAGCTGCGGCGTTGTTGCTCGTCGAGCGGTTCGCCCGCTCGTGCCGCATCGCGCGCCTGCCTGGCTGCATCCACAATCCGGGCCAGACGGGCGGAGATCACGTTCATCAAGGCGCCGATGCCAGCGAGCAGGAACACCGGGGCCACCGAGAGCTGAATCGCTTTGGAGAGGCTTTCCGGTTGCATCAGCCTGGCGGTCTGTCAGCCTGCATCATCGTCGCCATCCGCAGCATGCTCTGGCTCAAGCGCTGGAATTTCATTGAGCGGGCTCGGCTGGAGCGGGAGCTGTGGGACGCGTTTGAAGCCAAGCAGGATCCCGAAGCCAAGCTGGCGGAGCTTCAGGCCTGGATCGATTCGGCCAACCCCGCCGATCCCAAGCTGGCGGATCAGCGTTTCCGGCTCGAGGTGTGGATCACCACGCTGGCGCGGATCCGCAAGATCGAGGCGTTGATGACGGGACAGCAGCGCTGACCTGCGCCCGTTGCATCAGCTCAGCTCAGCTGTGTCGCCATTCGGTGATGCCGCCGGGCTTGTCGATCAGTTCGATGCCTTGAGCCGTGAGTTCACTGCGGATGAGATCGGCTTCGGCGTAATTTTTGGCCTGCTTGGCAGCTTGACGGGCTGCGATCGCCGCCTCGATCGCCGTGGTGTCGACCGCGCTGTTGCTGGCTTCATCTTCTGGTGTGGCCTCCGCCCGCAGGCCCAGCACCGCCGCCAGTTCGCGCAACAGGAGCCAGCGTGACCTCAACAATGCCGATTCGGATGCCGTGATCCCTGCGTTATCGCCTCGATCGAGTCGGTTGGCCAGGCCGCGCAGGGGCCGAGCCAACTCGAACAACACTGCCAAGGCCCCTGAACTGTTGAGGTCATCGTCCATCGCTTCGATGAAGCGTTGCCGCAAGCCCAGCAACGGGTCGGGGTCGGTTGAGCCTCCTTGACCCAACGGCTCGATGCTGCTTTCCACCACTGCGCCGTAGGGCAGGGGTGTGGTGTGCGGCCAACCCAGAGCGTTGTCATGGCATGTGCCGAGGTTGAGGGCGGCATTCAAGCCTTTCCAGCCGCTGCTGGCCGCCTCCAGGGCTTCCGTCGTGAAATCCAGCGGTTTGCGGTAGTGCGCCTGCAGCACGAACAGACGCAGAGTCATGGCGGAGAGGCCGCTCTCCAGGAGGGCCCGGATCGTGGTGAAGTTGCCCAGCGACTTGCTCATCTTTTCGCCGCCCACGTTCACCATGCCGTTGTGCAGCCACAACCGCGCCAGCTCCTGGCCGCTGGCCGCTTCCGACTGGGCGATTTCGTTCTCGTGGTGCGGGAACACCAGGTCGGCACCGCCGAGATGGATGTCGATCGTGTCGCCCAGCTCCTCGCGCACCATCGCCGAGCATTCGATGTGCCAGCCGGGTCGACCGGCGCCCCAGGGGGAGGGGAAGGAGGGCTCGCCGGGCTTGGCCCCTTTCCAGAGAGCGAAATCGAAGGGGTGTTGTTTGCGTGCTTCTTCGGCATCGGCGACGCGGCCCTCGGCGTTCGTTTGCTGCTCGTTCAGATCACGGCCGCTGAGTTTGCCGTAGCCGGCATGCTTCATCACAGCGAAATACACATCGCCATCCGCGGAATAGGCGGCTCCCTTGGCCTCCAGTTCGCCGATCAGGTCGCGGATCGCGTCGAGGCAGCGGGTGGCGCGCGGCATGCGATCGGGCCTGAGGATTCCCAGGGCATCCATATCGGCATGGAAGGCGGCGATGTTGCGCTCGCTCACCCCCTCCATGCTCGAGCCCTCGTCGGCAGCGCGGTTGAGAATTTTGTCGTCGATGTCGGTGAAGTTCTGCACGAAGGTCACCGCGTAGCCGCGCCAGATCAGATAGCGACGCAGCACATCCCAGTTGATGTAGCTGCGGGCATGGCCCAGGTGGCAGAGGTCATAGACCGTCACCCCACAGCAATAGATGCTCACCTGGCCCTCTTTCAGAGGCCTGAACGGCTCCATGCGTCGGCTGAGCGTGTTGGTGAAGCGCAGGGCCAAGAGCGTGGTGGCGTGGCTGGCGGCGAGGCTAAGGTCTGGGGCCTATTTCGCCTCCATCCAGTTCGCTCCCACGCCCGTTTCCACCACCAGGGGCACGCTGAGCTGCACCG is a genomic window containing:
- a CDS encoding sodium-dependent transporter; this encodes MAVKEHWRSGLGFVLAAAGSAVGLGNLWGFAYRASQGGGGAFLLLYVLIVLVVCLPVLVAEMVLGRSTGHSPLLAPVTAAGRRWQPMGWLFIAAASGILAFYAVLMGWTGHTLWHALVVGLPADMAEAERFFGAISGGNSALLGQSVSLVLTALVVVAGVQAGIERLSRWALPLLFVLLIGLALWASGLEGAAAGRETFLLNFDPSELTDFTTIRNAFTQAFFSIGAGIGCILAYAAYLDRRNHLPREAIAVVGMDTAVGLLAGLVTFPVVMSFGLKDVVSGSTVGTLFIALPTGLASLGLTGRVVAVLFFFLAYIAAITSSVSLLEVPVASLMDRLGWSRRRAVWFSAALIFVAGLPAATSIPVLEVMDSIFGGVMLILGGLLIALLLGWAAPQRFEADLKGSATPAGLRRWLLFVLRWISPPVIAVGLVISLVDLLRGWGWLPG
- a CDS encoding 1-deoxy-D-xylulose-5-phosphate reductoisomerase: MKAISVLGSTGSIGTQTLEIAREFPDQFRVVALTAGRNLPLLVEQIVEHQPEVVALADADLLPELRARLEALEANQTPKVLPQLVGGREGLNEAAAWESADLVVTGIVGCAGLLPTLAAVRAGKDLALANKETLIAAGPVVLPELKKSGSRLLPADSEHSAIFQCLQGTPWAENARLSTGIPTPGLHRIQLTASGGAFRDWKAADLEKATVADATSHPNWSMGRKITVDSASLMNKGLEVIEAHYLFGLDYDHIEIVIHPQSIIHSMIELADSSVLAQLGWPDMKLPILYCLSWPSRLDTPWRRLNLTEVGQLTFRSPDPAKYPCMELAYAAGRAGGTMPAVLNAANEEAVAQFLQERIHFLDIPDLIDAACERHKADRMDHPRLEDVLEVDQWARDTVREQVNRGNRRLGMTPIAA
- the cysS gene encoding cysteine--tRNA ligase — translated: MALRFTNTLSRRMEPFRPLKEGQVSIYCCGVTVYDLCHLGHARSYINWDVLRRYLIWRGYAVTFVQNFTDIDDKILNRAADEGSSMEGVSERNIAAFHADMDALGILRPDRMPRATRCLDAIRDLIGELEAKGAAYSADGDVYFAVMKHAGYGKLSGRDLNEQQTNAEGRVADAEEARKQHPFDFALWKGAKPGEPSFPSPWGAGRPGWHIECSAMVREELGDTIDIHLGGADLVFPHHENEIAQSEAASGQELARLWLHNGMVNVGGEKMSKSLGNFTTIRALLESGLSAMTLRLFVLQAHYRKPLDFTTEALEAASSGWKGLNAALNLGTCHDNALGWPHTTPLPYGAVVESSIEPLGQGGSTDPDPLLGLRQRFIEAMDDDLNSSGALAVLFELARPLRGLANRLDRGDNAGITASESALLRSRWLLLRELAAVLGLRAEATPEDEASNSAVDTTAIEAAIAARQAAKQAKNYAEADLIRSELTAQGIELIDKPGGITEWRHS
- a CDS encoding alpha/beta fold hydrolase; this encodes MSGPLLQQLGVAPYRQRFPWLGGDLQTLRDTLRPMALPPDQGQPLQIAVPALASGAAAAGQLLAFLDRPTPFASSQPPKGLVLLLHGLGGSSRREGLRRLGLALQASGFAVLRLNLRGADPGRHLAGGTYAAACNSDLLPALIRARELASDLAAAAGSQRPLPLFGAGLSLGGTMLLNAALAIPGLLDGLFCASSPLDLAACSASIERPRNRVYQRWLLQRLVRQTLADPFGVREQERQQLEAMARGEQAATIRAFDAAITAPRWNFASVQAYYRGASPLPRLLEPSRRSLLPPTLLLQALDDPWVPAAAAQQLQSALQVSDGAVATEGPVSVVLTRQGGHNGFHGRGDGRCNGLEPGCWSDRLALAWFGQLRVNAGVCGG
- a CDS encoding ferredoxin, translated to MISHHLLLCATPAKAKCCDPSVGAASWEALKSGVRALDLENPQRREGIVLRSKADCLRVCEQGPVLLIWPDGIWYGGVTPERVQQILERHVVRGEPCHDWIIRRTPLHSL
- a CDS encoding DUF2721 domain-containing protein, which translates into the protein MQPESLSKAIQLSVAPVFLLAGIGALMNVISARLARIVDAARQARDAARAGEPLDEQQRRSYRRRMQLTIRAIELLTAATLLISAVVAVTFFSVISRVNLTLVVVPLFIAAMSLLMLASLCFLREVQMASRHLRELI